One stretch of Oncorhynchus masou masou isolate Uvic2021 chromosome 9, UVic_Omas_1.1, whole genome shotgun sequence DNA includes these proteins:
- the LOC135546022 gene encoding transmembrane protein 33-like → MADTEQTSAPPPQLGPVQFMLANKLETAMWLSRLFTIYCSVMFILPLLGPQAAANFYQRALLANALTSALRLHQRLPHFQLSRAFLAQALQEDSCHYLLYSLILVNSNPITMSIFPVFLFSLLHATAYTKKVLDAMGPNSLPFVRNFLNKLTANQQNILKFIACNEIFLMPATVFMLFSGQGSLLQPFIYYRFLTLRYTSRRNPYCRTLFSELRILLEHFIMKPACPAFFRKMCLNSIAFMSRLAPTGV, encoded by the exons ATGGCTGACACAGAGCAAACAAGTGCCCCTCCCCCTCAATTAGGGCCAGTG CAATTCATGTTGGCTAACAAACTAGAGACGGCAATGTGGCTCTCACGGCTCTTCACCATCTATTGCTCAGTAATGTTCATTCTACCACTCTTAGG ACCCCAGGCGGCTGCCAATTTCTACCAGCGTGCGCTGCTGGCCAACGCCCTCACCAGTGCTCTGCGACTACACCAGAGGCTCCCCCACTTCCAGCTCAGCAGGGCCTTTCTAGCCCAGGCACTCCAAGAGGACAgttgtcactacctgctgtactCCCTCATCCTGGTCAACTCTAACCCCATCACAA TGAGCATATTCCCAGTCTTCCTCTTCTCGTTGCTTCATGCAACTGCCTACACAAAGAAGGTTCTTGAT GCAATGGGCCCCAATAGCCTGCCCTTTGTGAGGAACTTCCTCAACAAGCTCACAGCCAACCAGCAGAACATCCTGAAGTTCATCGCCTGCAACGAGATCTTCCTCATGCCAGCCACCGTATTCATGCTATTCAG TGGCCAGGGAAGCTTGCTGCAGCCTTTCATTTACTACAGGTTTCTAACTCTCCGCTACACCTCAAGGAGAAACCCATATTGCCG CACCCTATTCTCAGAGCTGCGAATTCTGCTGGAGCATTTCATCATGAAGCCCGCCTGCCCAGCCTTCTTCAGAAAGATGTGCCTCAACAGTATCGCCTTTATGAGTCGCCTGGCCCCCACCGGGGTGTGA